Proteins from one Limanda limanda chromosome 4, fLimLim1.1, whole genome shotgun sequence genomic window:
- the LOC132999548 gene encoding acyl-coenzyme A thioesterase 2, mitochondrial-like gives MLRLCASVTTIQHLMGIKIRPCFSLHRKLTRSHRAVGAVRWMSSCRPAPVLTAAPVRALIDEQIRIKGHLLPPSSPVTVCARMHSDDGDLWEAFAHYNTNADGTVNLTRDNSVGGSYLGCEPMGKFESFMSTCCSFHRLREKNVETPYLYHISVLDGHVSPSEAQGAELAAVTAERWYMAPGVRRIEIRQNALVGTLFLPPGPGPFPAMLDLWGMGGGLVEYRSALFASRGYASFSLAYIGHKELPGPRNCLNVDDSYFKSAFHLLQDHHQICADRVGVIGLSYGGYQTLRIATQTGVKPSCLICINGPVGSFIRIPDADGRTESPESEPTYWTLTDQGFLTFNEVSLPANVYPGSIVKIENLNCPLMNIEGEDDLNMASRENANLADIFFHHICYNCP, from the exons ATGCTGAGACTTTGTGCAAGTGTGACAACAATACAGCATCTCATGGGAATTAAGATTAGACCATGCTTCAGTTTACACAGGAAACTGACAAGGTCGCATCGTGCAGTGG GTGCAGTACGGTGGATGAGCAGCTGTAGACCAGCCCCTGTGTTGACAGCTGCTCCTGTTCGTGCTCTCATAGACGAACAGATCCGCATTAAAGGACACTTGCTTCCCCCGAGCAGTCCAGTTACAGTGTGTGCACGAATGCACAGTGACGATGGTGACCTGTGGGAGGCCTTTGCACATTATAATACAAATGCAGATGGCACTGTGAACT TGACCAGGGATAATTCTGTTGGGGGTTCATATTTGGGCTGTGAGCCAATGGGAAAATTTGAG AGTTTCATGTCTACGTGCTGCTCTTTCCACAGAttgagggaaaaaaatgtagaaactCCATACTTATACCACATTTCTGTACTGGACGGGCATGTGTCACCCAGTGAGGCACAGGGTGCTGAGCTGGCAGCTGTAACTGCTGAGCGCTGGTACATGGCACCAGGCGTGAGGAGAATAGAGATTCGTCAAAATGCACTTGTAGGGACGTTATTCTTACCCCCTG GTCCAGGTCCCTTTCCTGCCATGTTGGACCTGTGGGGAATGGGTGGAGGACTGGTGGAGTACCGCTCTGCTCTGTTTGCATCCAGAGGCTACGCCAGCTTCTCTCTCGCCTACATAGGGCACAAAGAATTACCTGGCCCACGGAACTGCCTCAATGTTGATGATTCATATTTCAAG TCAGCCTTCCACCTGCTGCAAGATCATCATCAGATCTGCGCCGACAGAGTTGGGGTCATCGGTCTGTCATATGGAGGCTACCAGACTCTTCGAATTGCCACTCAGACTGGAGTCAAA CCATCCTGTTTGATTTGTATCAATGGACCAGTAGGAAGTTTCATCAGAATCCCTGATGCAGACGGCAGGACTGAATCCCCTGAAAG TGAACCCACATATTGGACGCTCACTGATCAAGGCTTTCTCACTTTCAATGAAGTCTCCTTGCCTGCCAATGTTTATCCTGGGAGCATTGTGAAG ATAGAGAACCTCAACTGCCCATTAATGAACATAGAGGGAGAAGATGACCTGAACATGGCGAGCAGGGAGAATGCAAATCTGGCAGACATCTTTTTCCATCACATATGCTATAATTGCCCCTGA
- the LOC132999643 gene encoding protein SYS1 homolog — MASHFRSYIWDPVLIVGQIVLMQCIYYSFLGLWLAGVDSLVHTSRSLDQIFNYEALGFASMQGRLSMMAFILNSLTSALGLWFFIRRGKQCLDFTVTVHFFHMIGCWIYNAHFPAALSWWLVNVACMALMAVIGEYLCMRTELRAIPVNSGPKSNL, encoded by the exons ATGGCCAGTCACTTCCGTAGCTACATCTGGGACCCAGTTCTCATCGTGGGCCAGATTGTGTTGATGCAGTGCATCTACTACAGCTTCTTGGGCCTGTGGTTGGCCGGAGTGGACAGTCTGGTGCATACTAGTCGATCACTGGACCAGATCTTTAACTACGAA GCGCTTGGCTTTGCATCAATGCAAGGAAGGCTTTCAATGATGGCGTTCATCTTAAACTCCCTCACCAG CGCCCTCGGTCTGTGGTTCTTCATACGTCGAGGGAAACAGTGTCTGGACTTCACAGTCACCGTGCATTTCTTCCACATGATCGGCTGCTGGATCTATAACGCTCATTTTCCAGCTGCCCTGTCCTGGTGGCTCGTCAATGTAGCCTGCATGGCCTTGATGGCTGTAATTGGAGAGTACTTGTGCATGCGAACTGAGCTCAGGGCCATTCCAGTCAATAGTGGACCCAAGTCTAACCTGTGA
- the LOC132999674 gene encoding bile acid-CoA:amino acid N-acyltransferase-like: MLGRCVTTIQQLVGMKIKPCFNLHRKLTSMHRAVGAVRWRSSCRSAPLLTAAPVRALIDEQISIKGNFLPPSSPVTVCARMHSEDGDLWEAFAHYNTNADGTVNLTRDHSIGGSYLGCEPMGLFWGLQPAPGAREGLRLRKKYVDTPYVVHISVLDGHVSPSEAQSAELAAVTAERWYMAPGVTRIEIRQNTLVGTLFLPPGPGPFPAMLDLWGMGGGLVEYRSALFASRGYASFSLAYIEHKELPGPLNCLNVDDSYFKSAFHLLRDHPQVCADRVGMIGLSYGVYLTLRNATQPGIKPSCLICINGPVGSTIKLSDADGRTENIESNNKYWKYDDQGLVTFKEISAPANLDPESKVKIENITCPLMYIEGEDDQNASSTDNANLIEETLRAADKSHLFTRLSYPGAGHLIEPPYSPNSRISLWRVKPEKVFTLWGGHLAPHAAAQEDSWKKMLDFMENNLRR; encoded by the exons ATGCTGGGACGATGTGTGACCACAATACAGCAGCTCGTGGGAATGAAGATAAAACCATGCTTCAATCTACACAGGAAACTGACAAGCATGCATCGTGCAGTGG GTGCAGTGcggtggaggagcagctgtaGATCAGCCCCTCTGTTGACAGCTGCTCCTGTTCGTGCTCTCATAGATGAACAGATCAGCATTAAAGGAAACTTCCTTCCCCCGAGCAGCCCAGTTACAGTGTGCGCACGAATGCACAGTGAGGATGGTGACCTCTGGGAGGCCTTTGCACATTATAATACAAATGCAGATGGCACTGTGAACT TGACCAGGGATCATTCTATTGGGGGATCATATTTGGGCTGTGAGCCAATGGGACTCTTCTGGGGACTGCAGCCGGCTCCTGGAGCGCGAGAAGGTTTAAG ATTGCGGAAAAAATATGTGGACACTCCATACGTGGTGCACATTTCTGTACTGGACGGGCATGTGTCACCCAGTGAGGCACAGAGTGCTGAGCTGGCAGCTGTAACTGCTGAGCGCTGGTACATGGCACCAGGCGTAACGAGAATAGAGATTCGTCAAAACACACTTGTAGGGACGTTATTCTTACCCCCTG GTCCAGGTCCATTTCCAGCCATGTTGGACCTGTGGGGAATGGGTGGAGGACTGGTGGAATACCGCTCTGCTCTGTTTGCATCCAGAGGCTACGCCAGCTTCTCTCTCGCCTACATAGAGCACAAAGAATTACCTGGCCCACTGAACTGCCTCAATGTTGATGATTCATATTTCAAG TCAGCCTTCCACCTGCTGCGAGATCATCCTCAGGTCTGTGCCGACAGAGTTGGGATGATCGGCCTGTCGTATGGAGTCTACCTGACTCTTCGAAATGCCACTCAGCCTGGTATCAAA CCCTCCTGTTTGATTTGTATCAATGGACCAGTGGGAAGTACCATCAAGCTCTCAGATGCAGACGGCAGGACTGAAAACATTGAAAG TAACAATAAATACTGGAAGTATGATGACCAAGGCCTTGTCACTTTCAAAGAAATCTCCGCGCCTGCTAATCTTGACCCTGAGAGCAAAGTGAAG atCGAGAACATTACTTGCCCATTAATGTACATAGAGGGAGAAGATGACCAGAACGCATCAAGCACAGACAATGCAAACCTG ATCGAGGAAACTCTGAGGGCCGCAGATAAATCTCACCTATTCACTCGCTTGTCGTACCCCGGTGCTGGTCACCTGATTGAACCGCCTTACTCGCCAAATTCAAGAATATCCTTATGGAGAGTCAAACCTGAAAAAG TGTTCACTCTGTGGGGAGGTCATCTCGCACCCCATGCTGCAGCACAAGAAGACTCCTGGAAGAAGATGCTAGATTTTATGGAAAACAATCTGAGACGGTGA
- the inpp1 gene encoding inositol polyphosphate 1-phosphatase has translation MAELLRLLLRVAEKAANVARVCRQEALLFQLLVQEKTGDDKNKKFVQDFKTLADVVIQEMIRHDVGAQFPEMADFIHGEESNKFENGLGESVIVTVCGTEEETAALLATVLDGDRTAASLLARAIHQNPATTDASTEALTVPLSPSELGIWIDPIDATSQYIEGREEVLEEGHLFPSGLHCALVLIGVYLRSTGEPVMGVINQPFNYKDPSNGRWKGKHFWGVSCGNINICSLSRPKCGSEKGGGLSAVLSSSEKQVVKESLTSLCGPEKLMYASGAGYKILCVIQGLADVYVLSEGSTFKWDSCAPHALLRALGGGVVDLSKSLQSASEAQEGQAELTYHQSQTECKGADRWANQGGLVAYRDCSQLHSILTALKGKLL, from the exons ATGGCTGAGCTGCTGAGGCTGTTGCTGCGCGTGGCTGAGAAAGCGGCTAACGTGGCTCGGGTGTGCAGGCAGGAGGCTCTGCTGTTCCAGCTCCTCGTGCAAGAGAAGACGGGAGATGACAAGAACAAGAAGTTTGTCCAGGACTTCAAGACGCTAGCCGACGTGGTGATCCAGGAGATGATCCGACATGATGTCGGCGCTCAG TTTCCTGAAATGGCTGACTTCATTCATGGAGAGGAGTCCAACAAGTTTGAGAATGGGCTTG GAGAGAGCGTGATTGTCACAGTGTGCGGtacggaggaggagacggcGGCGCTGCTGGCCACGGTGCTGGACGGCGACCGCACGGCGGCGTCTCTTCTTGCTCGAGCAATCCACCAAAACCCTGCGACCACTGACGCCAGCACAGAGGCTCTGACGGTGCCCCTCAGCCCCTCTGAGCTCGGCATCTGGATCGACCCCATAG aTGCCACCAGTCAGTACATAGAGGGCCgagaggaggtgctggaggagggtCATCTGTTTCCTTCAGGTCTGCACTGTGCTCTGGTTCTGATCGGGGTTTACCTCCGGAGCACAGGTGAGCCCGTCATGGGCGTCATCAACCAGCCGTTCAACTACAAAGATCCCTCAAATGGACG CTGGAAGGGGAAACACTTCTGGGGCGTGTCCTGTGGCAACATTAACATCTGCTCGCTGTCGCGGCCCAAATGTGGATCAGAAAAGGGAGGAGGCCTCTCAGCGGTGCTGAGCTCCAGTGAGAAGCAGGTGGTGAAGGAATCCTTGACTTCACTGTGCGGCCCTGAGAAGCTCATGTATGCCTCTGGAGCCGGCTACAAGATCCTGTGTGTCATCCAGGGCCTCGCTGACGTCTACGTCCTCTCAGAGGGCAGCACCTTTAAGTGGGACTCCTGTGCTCCCCACGCCCTGCTCCGAGCCCTCGGAGGGGGAGTGGTGGACCTGAGTAAGAGTCTGCAGTCTGCCTCTGAAGCACAGGAGGGCCAGGCAGAACTGACCTATCACCAGTCTCAGACTGAGTGTAAAGGAGCTGACCGCTGGGCCAACCAGGGAGGCCTGGTGGCGTATCGAGACTGTTCTCAGCTGCACAGCATCCTCACAGCTCTGAAAGGGAAGCTGTTGTAA
- the LOC133000099 gene encoding protein S100-B-like, translating to MTSSRESKILGCVTLCVLQASKETMSELESSMASIIRVFHKYSGHKCNLRKAELKSLINNEMSHFIMKIHENETLDELFADLDQNGDLEIDFKEFITLISMVTSACHELFIPSHHD from the exons ATGACATCTTCACGTGAGAGTAAAATCCTCGGCTGTGTCacgttgtgtgtgttgcaggctTCAAAGGAGACCATGTCAGAGCTGGAGAGCAGCATGGCCAGCATCATCCGAGTTTTCCACAAATACTCGGGTCACAAGTGCAACCTGAGAAAAGCTGAGCTTAAATCACTCATCAATAATGAGATGAGTCATTTCATAATG AAAATCCATGAGAATGAGACCCTGGACGAGCTCTTCGCGGACCTCGACCAAAACGGAGACCTGGAGATCGACTTCAAAGAGTTCATCACCCTCATCTCCATGGTGACCTCAGCATGCCATGAGCTCTTCATCCCAAGTCATCATGACTGA